A genome region from Glycine max cultivar Williams 82 chromosome 5, Glycine_max_v4.0, whole genome shotgun sequence includes the following:
- the LOC100809524 gene encoding vacuolar iron transporter homolog 4, which translates to MANLGARTNGISTNHVEIPIHISNGIELKPIYQEVALEESSSIDFSQRAQWLRAAVLGANDGLVSVASLMMGVGAVKKDISAMILAGFAGLVAGACSMAIGEFVSVYTQYDIEKTQLKREREADNNRGVNEEARREKLPNPFHAALASALAFSVGALVPMLAAVFIRSHKVRMGVVAAAVSLALLVFGGAGAVLGKTPVTRSCIRVLVGGWMAMAITFGLTKLIGSADL; encoded by the coding sequence ATGGCCAACCTTGGAGCTAGAACTaatggaatttcaacaaaccaTGTTGAGATCCCTATCCATATTTCTAATGGTATAGAGCTAAAACCAATCTACCAAGAGGTTGCACTTGAAGAGAGTAGCAGCATTGACTTCTCTCAAAGGGCTCAGTGGCTTCGAGCCGCGGTGTTGGGAGCCAATGATGGGTTGGTCTCAGTTGCCTCACTGATGATGGGTGTTGGAGCTGTTAAGAAAGACATCAGTGCCATGATTCTTGCGGGTTTTGCAGGATTGGTTGCTGGGGCTTGCAGCATGGCAATTGGAGAGTTTGTATCTGTGTACACTCAGTATGACATAGAGAAGACACAGCTCAAAAGAGAGAGGGAAGCTGATAACAATAGAGGAGTTAATGAAGAAGCTCGAAGGGAGAAGCTTCCAAATCCATTTCATGCTGCACTAGCTTCAGCACTAGCATTTTCTGTGGGTGCTTTGGTGCCAATGCTTGCTGCTGTGTTTATAAGGAGTCACAAGGTTAGAATGGGAGTTGTTGCTGCTGCAGTTAGCTTGGCATTGTTGGTGTTTGGAGGGGCAGGAGCTGTTCTTGGAAAAACTCCAGTGACAAGATCTTGCATTAGGGTTCTGGTTGGAGGTTGGATGGCTATGGCCATAACATTTGGCCTCACCAAATTGATTGGCTCTGCTGATCTTTGA
- the LOC100815224 gene encoding Glycine-rich RNA-binding protein RZ1A-like, producing MSDVEEFRCFIGGLAWSTSDRKLKDTFEKFGKLIEAKVVVDKFSGRSRGFGFVTFDDKKAMDEAIDAMNGIDLDGRTITVDRAQPQQGSTRDDGDRYRERGRDRDRNRDYGGGGGRGSNGGECFKCGKPGHFARECPGEGSRGGRYGGRESRYGGSSGGGYGPDRNADRSSGGRSRDGGSHGDSGSDRYYRDRSGPYERERRGSGGFR from the exons ATGTCTGACGTGGAAGAGTTTCGTTGCTTCATTGGTGGCCTTGCATGGTCAACGTCTGATAGAAAGTTAAAGGATACATTTGAAAAGTTTGGCAAGCTTATTGAGGCAAAG GTGGTTGTTGACAAGTTCTCTGGGCGTTCTCGTGGTTTTGGATTTGTCACATTTGATGACAAGAAAGCAATGGACGAGGCTATTGATGCTATGAATGGGATAGATTTAGACGGGCGAACTATTACTGTTGATAGAGCTCAGCCTCAACAAGGATCAACTAGAGATGATGGTGATCGTTACCGGGAGCGTGGTCGTGATCGTGATCGTAACCGAGATTATGGAGGTGGAGGTGGTCGAGGATCTAATGGTGGTGAATGCTTTAAGTGTGGAAAACCTGGTCATTTTGCTAGGGAATGCCCTGGTGAAGGGTCCAGGGGAGGAAGGTATGGTGGTAGGGAAAGTAGATATGGTGGAAGCAGTGGTGGTGGTTATGGACCGGATAGAAATGCAGATCGTTCTTCAGGGGGGCGCAGCAGGGATGGTGGTAGTCATGGGGATTCTGGAAGTGATCGATATTATCGTGATCGTTCAGGACCATATGAGCGGGAGCGACGGGGATCGGGAGGCTTTCGTTGA